In the genome of Anomalospiza imberbis isolate Cuckoo-Finch-1a 21T00152 chromosome 11, ASM3175350v1, whole genome shotgun sequence, one region contains:
- the RFT1 gene encoding man(5)GlcNAc(2)-PP-dolichol translocation protein RFT1, with product MAAQDVLGQTARLASSSALLQVLFRVVTFGLNAFTLRYLSRELIGVVNVRLTLLYSTVVFLAREAFRRACLSGSAKRNWTKTINLLWLTVPLGVFWSLILGLVWLHLLEVPDPSVVPHYQAGVVAFGLSAIIELLGEPFWVLAQAHLFVRLKVIAESLSVVSKCILTVILVLLYPHWGLYIFSLAQLLYVSVLVMCYVIYFVMFLGSPEATKKSFPVARVKALLPSFVEDETFVNWKEARLTWSFFKQSFLKQILTEGERYVMTFLNVLNFGDQGVYDIVNNLGSLVARFIFLPIEESFYVFFAKVLERGKTVKDQKQDDVAMAANVLELLLKLVLLIGLTITVFGYAYSQLALDIYGGSMLSSGTGPDLLRCYSLYVLFLAVNGVTECFTSALMCKEEVDRYNFVMLALSFIFLCISYFLTRWYGSVGFILANCFNMGIRIAHSTHYIHHYFRESTHRPLTGLLPSPALLLVYVLSAVVTAFSEVLFCCDKGWMARLIHISTGALCLAATLVTMFCTETKLIHFVRSQFLSRYLKKGT from the exons aTGGCGGCGCAGGACGTGCTGGGCCAGACCGCCCGGCTGGCCTCGTCCAGCGCCCTGCTGCAG GTGCTGTTCCGGGTGGTCACCTTCGGGCTGAACGCCTTCACCCTCCGCTACCTCTCCCGGGAGCTCATCGGCGTGGTCAATGTCAG GCTGACTCTGCTGTACTCAACAGTTGTCTTCCTTGCCAGGGAGGCGTTTCGCAGAGCTTGTTTGAGTGGGAGTGCCAAGAGAAACTGGACCAAAACAATTAATCTCTTGTGGCTGAC AGTCCCTCTTGGTGTCTTTTGGTCCCTTATCTTGGGCTTAGTCTGGCTACACTTGCTTGAAGTACCCGACCCTTCTGTGGTTCCTCACTATCAGGCTGGTGTAGTGGCATTTGGCCTTTCTGCCATTATTGAACTCCTGGGAGAGCCATTCTGGGTTTTAGCACAAGCTCATTTGTTTGTGAGACTTAAG GTAATTGCTGAAAGCCTTTCAGTAGTgtcaaaatgcattttaacaGTTATTTTAGTACTCCTTTATCCTCACTGGGGcctttacattttttccttggCTCAG CTTTTATATGTCAGTGTTCTGGTAATGTGCtatgtaatttattttgtgaTGTTTTTGGGATCTCCTGAAGCCACAAAGAAATCATTTCCAGTTGCTAGAGTGAAAGCTCTATTACCTAGCTTTGTGGAAGATGAG ACCTTTGTTAACTGGAAGGAAGCACGCTTGACTTGGAGTTTCTTCAAACAATCCTTCTTGAAACAGATTTTGACAGAGG GTGAAAGATATGTGATGACTTTTTTGAACGTGTTAAATTTTGGAGATCAGG gtgtaTATGATATTGTGAATAACCTGGGTTCACTGGTGGCCAGGTTTATCTTTTTGCCTATTGAGGAGagcttttatgtattttttgctAAAGTGTTGGAAAGAGGGAAGACTGTAAAGGATCAGAAGCAG GATGATGTTGCTATGGCTGCAAATGTATTGGAATTGCTGCTGAAACTTGTGCTCCTGATTGGCCTCACCATTACTGTTTTTGGCTATGCCTATTCTCAGCTGGCTCTGGATATTTATGGAGGCTCAATGCTCAGTTCTGGAACAG GTCCAGATCTCCTCCGGTGTTACTCATTGTATGTCCTGTTTCTTGCTGTCAATGGAGTAACAGAATGTTTTACATCTGCCCTAATGTGCAAAGAAGAAGTGGACAG gtaCAATTTTGTTATGCTGGCCTTGTCTTTCATATTTCTGTGCATCTCTTATTTCCTGACCCGCTGGTATGGCAGTGTGGGCTTTATCCTTGCCAACTGCTTCAACATGGGCATCAGAATAGCTCACAGCACCCACTACATCCATCACTACTTCAGAGAAAGCACCCACAGACCCCTCACAGGCCTGCTGCCctcaccagctctgctgctggtttACGTCCTCAGTGCTGTGGTCACTGCTTTCTCAGAG GTGTTGTTCTGCTGTGACAAGGGCTGGATGGCCAGGCTGATCCACATCAGCACGGGTGCCCTGTGCCTTGCAGCAACCCTGGTTACGATGTTCTGCACAGAGACCAAGCTCATCCACTTTGTCAGGAGCCAGTTCCTCTCCCGCTATCTGAAAAAAGGAACATGA